Proteins from a genomic interval of Synechococcus sp. A15-28:
- a CDS encoding J domain-containing protein, giving the protein MDDRLTPVSERDLSHYERLGVSAQASQASLRQAFRRRSKALHPDTTTLPATEAARDFQRLKESYEFLADPVRRRLYDEQLRQRLQPQRSPAPQPTEAVDGWDGIGERRPLSGGEWTALLLLALALLLSLIVGLGVAGVQGRAWQVSPDWLSDVSSASIEHPVESALPEGAGGLAQQPQR; this is encoded by the coding sequence ATGGATGACCGGCTGACCCCTGTGTCCGAGCGCGACCTCAGTCACTACGAGCGGTTGGGGGTGTCCGCCCAGGCGTCCCAGGCCAGCCTCCGGCAGGCCTTCCGCCGACGCAGCAAGGCACTGCATCCCGACACCACCACGCTCCCGGCGACTGAAGCGGCCAGGGACTTCCAGCGGCTGAAGGAGTCCTATGAGTTCCTCGCCGACCCCGTGCGCCGTCGTCTGTATGACGAGCAACTGCGGCAGCGCTTGCAACCACAGCGATCTCCCGCCCCGCAGCCCACCGAGGCCGTGGATGGATGGGATGGCATCGGCGAACGCCGCCCCCTCTCGGGGGGAGAGTGGACCGCATTGCTGTTGCTGGCCCTGGCGTTGCTGCTCAGCCTCATCGTGGGGCTTGGTGTTGCAGGGGTTCAGGGGCGAGCCTGGCAGGTGTCACCCGATTGGTTGTCCGATGTCTCCTCAGCCTCCATCGAACACCCCGTTGAATCAGCACTCCCTGAGGGCGCTGGAGGACTGGCTCAGCAGCCTCAACGCTGA
- a CDS encoding DUF3143 domain-containing protein: protein MNQHSLRALEDWLSSLNAERIDGDPCRWALTRPDWSAEIRLEREDVVVIWQQPGAEERRCSLPYGLSRADVTAAIQAGP, encoded by the coding sequence TTGAATCAGCACTCCCTGAGGGCGCTGGAGGACTGGCTCAGCAGCCTCAACGCTGAGCGCATCGACGGCGATCCCTGTCGTTGGGCGCTCACCCGGCCTGACTGGTCTGCTGAGATCCGCCTTGAACGCGAAGACGTTGTGGTGATCTGGCAGCAACCCGGTGCTGAGGAGCGTCGCTGCTCACTGCCCTACGGCCTCTCCCGTGCTGATGTGACGGCAGCCATTCAGGCCGGACCCTGA
- the bioA gene encoding adenosylmethionine--8-amino-7-oxononanoate transaminase translates to MTRDAQAAMRTTADQSRHPNLWPPFTQIASAALPQRVIAGEGALLLREQGRPLIDAISSWWVTLHGHGHPVMAKAIADQAARLEQVIFADFTHEPAERLGERLSQITGLDRLFFSDNGSTAVEVALKIACQWWVNRGEPRHQIVAFDGAYHGDTFGAMAVGERNLFSEPFDDKLFPVARCPWPATWWDDPDVEAREQAALAVLETTLQQPTAAVILEPLLQGAGGMTMVRGSFLQQVEALVRQSGALLLADEVLTGFGRCGDWFACRRAGIQPDLMALSKGLTGGCLPMGVTMASERIFSAFVGADPSLTLWHGHSFTANPLGCAAANASLDLLEQNPEQFQGFEARHRPHLEQLQSHPKVKHCRLTGTVAAFDLSVSGDAGYLNPAGPTIKRIALEHGVFLRPLGQVVYLLPPLCISDDQLAQCYWAITTALDQI, encoded by the coding sequence ATGACAAGAGACGCCCAGGCCGCCATGAGAACAACGGCTGATCAGTCACGACATCCGAACCTTTGGCCGCCGTTCACGCAGATCGCCTCAGCAGCGCTGCCACAACGGGTCATCGCCGGTGAAGGTGCCCTGTTGCTCCGCGAGCAGGGCCGTCCCCTGATCGATGCCATCAGCAGCTGGTGGGTGACGCTGCACGGCCACGGTCACCCAGTGATGGCCAAGGCCATTGCCGATCAGGCAGCCCGCCTCGAGCAGGTGATCTTCGCTGATTTCACCCATGAGCCAGCGGAGCGCCTGGGCGAGCGGCTCAGCCAGATCACGGGGCTCGATCGGCTGTTTTTCTCCGACAACGGCTCCACCGCTGTGGAAGTGGCGTTGAAGATCGCTTGTCAGTGGTGGGTGAACCGCGGCGAACCGCGGCACCAGATCGTGGCTTTCGACGGGGCATATCACGGCGACACCTTCGGAGCCATGGCCGTGGGCGAACGCAACCTGTTCAGCGAACCCTTCGACGACAAACTCTTTCCCGTTGCCCGCTGCCCCTGGCCCGCCACCTGGTGGGATGACCCGGACGTGGAGGCCAGGGAGCAGGCTGCCCTGGCGGTGCTGGAAACCACGCTGCAGCAGCCCACCGCTGCGGTGATCCTGGAGCCATTGCTGCAGGGCGCCGGCGGGATGACGATGGTGCGCGGCAGCTTTCTCCAACAGGTGGAGGCGCTGGTGCGCCAATCAGGCGCACTGCTGCTCGCGGATGAAGTCCTGACTGGCTTCGGGCGATGCGGCGACTGGTTCGCCTGCCGGCGTGCCGGAATCCAGCCGGATCTGATGGCACTCTCCAAAGGCCTGACCGGGGGTTGTCTGCCCATGGGCGTGACCATGGCCAGCGAACGGATCTTCTCGGCCTTTGTTGGCGCAGACCCCAGCCTGACCCTCTGGCACGGCCACAGCTTCACGGCCAATCCGCTGGGATGCGCCGCGGCCAACGCCAGCCTTGACCTTCTTGAGCAGAACCCCGAGCAGTTCCAGGGGTTCGAGGCCCGACATCGTCCCCATCTGGAACAACTCCAGAGCCACCCCAAGGTGAAGCACTGCCGCCTGACCGGCACCGTGGCGGCCTTCGATCTCAGCGTCAGCGGAGATGCCGGCTATCTCAATCCAGCCGGGCCGACCATCAAACGGATCGCCCTGGAGCATGGGGTGTTTTTAAGGCCCCTGGGACAGGTGGTGTACCTGCTGCCACCGCTGTGCATCAGCGACGATCAGCTGGCTCAGTGCTATTGGGCCATCACAACGGCCCTGGATCAGATCTGA
- the bioD gene encoding dethiobiotin synthase, with amino-acid sequence MNHSSPQIVVCGTDTDVGKTVVSAWLVQGLNAHYWKPVQSGLEDGGDLGRVQDLLQLAPDRMLPEAYAFQQPVSPHWAAELDSTMLNPEALVVPHCSAPLVVETAGGLMVPLTRQWLQIDQLQRWGLPIVLVARSGLGTLNHTLLSLEALKRRQLTVLGLILNGPAHADNPATLEHFGGVPVLAHLPPLAPLTAESLAREWRRQHLSSKFQDLLGIQQP; translated from the coding sequence ATGAACCATTCATCTCCCCAGATCGTGGTCTGCGGCACGGACACCGACGTGGGCAAAACCGTCGTCAGCGCCTGGCTGGTGCAGGGGCTGAACGCTCATTACTGGAAGCCGGTGCAGAGCGGACTGGAGGACGGCGGCGATCTCGGCCGGGTGCAGGACCTTCTTCAGCTCGCCCCTGACCGCATGCTGCCCGAGGCCTATGCGTTTCAACAGCCGGTATCGCCCCATTGGGCCGCTGAGCTGGACAGCACCATGCTCAACCCCGAGGCCTTGGTCGTTCCTCACTGCTCGGCGCCCCTGGTGGTGGAGACCGCCGGCGGACTGATGGTGCCCTTGACGCGGCAATGGCTGCAGATCGACCAGCTGCAGCGCTGGGGTCTGCCGATTGTTCTGGTGGCCCGCAGCGGGCTCGGAACTCTGAACCACACACTGCTGAGCCTGGAGGCCCTCAAGCGTCGTCAGTTGACGGTGCTGGGGCTGATCCTCAACGGCCCCGCCCATGCCGACAACCCAGCCACCCTTGAACACTTCGGTGGTGTGCCGGTTCTGGCTCATCTGCCGCCCCTCGCCCCTCTGACGGCTGAATCACTGGCCAGGGAATGGAGACGTCAGCACTTGAGCTCTAAATTCCAGGACCTGCTTGGCATCCAACAGCCATGA
- a CDS encoding methyltransferase domain-containing protein, which translates to MTDPWSQRVVARFSRSADRYDGAARLQRATARQLAERCRRQPIPRGLWVDLGSGTGLLADDLERLHPGQRVLRLDGSDAMLRRHAPTAQTSCVDLNQPLPTWSSAPVLLSSSFVLHWLSEPTRCLQHWFEQLGQGGWLVVAVPVAGSFHQWHQAAERAELPCTALRFPRADDLLDALPASAVRHQRLHRFSRRAQRPLELLRPMTSIGAGTSRHAALGPGQWRRLARAWPDAETPTLTWQVLSLMLNR; encoded by the coding sequence ATGACCGATCCCTGGAGCCAACGGGTTGTGGCGCGCTTCAGCCGATCCGCGGATCGGTACGACGGCGCCGCCAGGCTCCAGCGCGCCACGGCCAGGCAACTGGCTGAGCGCTGCCGTCGCCAGCCCATACCCAGAGGGCTCTGGGTGGATCTCGGCAGTGGCACCGGCTTACTGGCGGATGATCTGGAACGCCTGCATCCCGGCCAGAGGGTGCTGCGGCTTGATGGCAGCGACGCCATGCTCCGCCGCCATGCTCCAACGGCCCAAACCAGCTGTGTGGATCTGAACCAGCCGTTGCCGACCTGGAGCTCAGCGCCGGTGCTGCTGAGTTCCAGTTTCGTTCTGCACTGGCTGAGCGAGCCAACGCGATGTCTGCAGCATTGGTTTGAACAACTTGGGCAAGGGGGCTGGCTGGTCGTTGCTGTTCCTGTAGCCGGCAGTTTCCATCAATGGCATCAGGCCGCTGAACGAGCCGAACTGCCCTGCACAGCACTGCGCTTCCCAAGAGCCGATGACCTGTTGGACGCTCTCCCTGCCTCGGCAGTACGTCATCAACGGCTGCATCGCTTCAGCCGCCGGGCCCAGCGGCCACTGGAGCTGCTGCGTCCGATGACCAGCATCGGAGCCGGCACCAGCCGGCATGCCGCCCTGGGACCTGGTCAGTGGCGTCGTCTGGCGCGAGCCTGGCCCGATGCGGAAACGCCGACCCTCACCTGGCAGGTGCTGAGCCTGATGCTGAATCGATGA
- a CDS encoding alpha/beta hydrolase, with protein sequence MNQVIAAHGWAGDATVWRAWQRRFEAEGWHWDALERGYGQREPRRPAWTEQPGRRLVIAHSLGIHLLPETILQRADAVVSLAGFTAFVPAGAAGRALAVALKGMASSLGTAEEAGMLRKFLTRCASPLPLSALPNNALLQGLDPPGRQRLQQDLALLQQCRDLPKGWPEAAKVLVVQGEQDAIVCPESRTQLLQALNMARTDHVFRPDEGHALVTPAVLDLVLRWSGHP encoded by the coding sequence ATGAATCAGGTGATCGCCGCCCATGGCTGGGCCGGGGATGCAACGGTGTGGCGGGCCTGGCAGCGGCGGTTTGAGGCCGAGGGCTGGCACTGGGATGCGCTGGAACGGGGCTATGGACAGCGGGAACCCCGCCGGCCGGCCTGGACTGAGCAGCCGGGTCGGCGTCTGGTGATCGCCCACTCCCTAGGGATCCATCTCCTGCCGGAGACCATCCTGCAAAGGGCGGATGCCGTGGTGAGCCTGGCGGGTTTTACCGCCTTCGTGCCCGCAGGCGCCGCAGGACGGGCGCTGGCTGTGGCGCTCAAGGGCATGGCCTCCAGCTTGGGGACAGCGGAGGAGGCAGGGATGTTGCGCAAGTTCCTGACCCGCTGCGCCTCACCCCTGCCGCTCTCGGCTCTGCCAAACAATGCACTGCTGCAGGGGTTGGATCCCCCAGGCCGCCAACGGCTTCAGCAGGATCTGGCCCTGCTTCAGCAGTGTCGAGACCTGCCGAAAGGCTGGCCCGAGGCAGCCAAGGTTCTGGTGGTGCAAGGGGAGCAGGACGCGATCGTCTGCCCGGAGAGCCGAACCCAACTGCTGCAGGCTCTGAACATGGCGCGGACCGACCACGTTTTCCGCCCTGATGAGGGGCATGCCCTGGTGACGCCGGCGGTGCTGGATCTGGTGTTGCGCTGGTCAGGTCATCCATGA
- a CDS encoding aminotransferase class I/II-fold pyridoxal phosphate-dependent enzyme, translating to MASLDPARRRTLHSWSSGDLPWTLQRAQTEQPPLLDLASNDYLGLSRHPEVIEAASEALRNDGVGAGASRLVTGSRPRHAHLEADLAEWLGRACVLLFPSGFQANLAAVSVLANRHTTVLADRLIHHSLLVGVRASGARLQRFQHNDLTDLERRLEALAGQPGSVVVLSESLFSMEGTSPDVAALAVLCQRFGADLLMDEAHALGVLGPEGRGLCFGIEPVRLISGTFGKAFGSGGAFLACDADLGDVLLQTSGAFRYTTALAPPLVAGAQAALNLIRSHPHWSRQLQQRASRWRDALESEGWTRPAGLGPVLPLLLGDDAAALAGQAGLEDNGLLCVAIRPPTVPEGTARLRLVLRRDLPDETVEQLLKALPCP from the coding sequence ATGGCTTCCCTGGACCCCGCACGCCGACGCACGCTTCACAGCTGGAGCAGCGGTGATCTGCCGTGGACCCTGCAGCGGGCTCAGACCGAGCAACCCCCTTTACTGGATCTGGCCAGCAACGATTACCTCGGCCTCAGCCGTCATCCGGAGGTGATCGAAGCGGCCAGCGAAGCTCTTCGCAACGATGGAGTCGGGGCCGGCGCCTCACGCCTGGTCACCGGCAGCAGGCCCCGTCACGCCCATCTGGAGGCCGATCTGGCCGAGTGGCTTGGACGCGCCTGCGTGCTGCTGTTTCCCAGCGGCTTCCAGGCGAACCTCGCAGCCGTCAGCGTGCTGGCCAACCGGCACACCACCGTGCTGGCCGATCGACTGATTCACCACTCGCTGCTGGTGGGAGTGCGGGCCAGCGGTGCCCGTCTGCAGCGCTTCCAGCACAACGACCTGACGGATCTCGAGCGGCGGCTTGAGGCGTTGGCCGGCCAGCCGGGATCCGTGGTGGTGCTCAGCGAAAGCCTGTTCAGCATGGAGGGCACCAGTCCCGATGTGGCCGCGCTGGCTGTGCTGTGCCAGCGCTTTGGGGCGGATCTTCTGATGGATGAAGCCCATGCCCTCGGGGTCCTGGGTCCGGAGGGTCGTGGCCTCTGCTTCGGCATCGAACCGGTGCGTCTGATCAGCGGGACCTTCGGGAAAGCCTTCGGCAGTGGCGGGGCCTTCCTGGCCTGTGATGCCGACCTCGGCGACGTCTTGCTGCAGACCAGTGGCGCCTTCCGCTACACCACGGCGTTGGCTCCACCCCTGGTAGCCGGAGCCCAGGCGGCGCTGAACCTGATCCGATCCCATCCGCACTGGAGCCGACAACTGCAGCAGCGGGCGAGCCGCTGGAGGGATGCCCTGGAAAGCGAAGGCTGGACACGGCCTGCGGGGCTGGGACCTGTGCTGCCCCTGCTGTTGGGCGACGATGCAGCGGCCCTTGCCGGTCAGGCAGGTCTGGAGGACAACGGATTGCTCTGTGTCGCGATCCGGCCGCCCACCGTTCCGGAAGGGACCGCACGGCTGCGGCTGGTGCTGCGACGCGACCTGCCGGATGAGACGGTGGAGCAGCTGCTGAAGGCCCTCCCCTGCCCATGA
- a CDS encoding bile acid:sodium symporter family protein, which produces MSLERFTTLFPLWTLLGSLLALVHPPLFSWFRGPLITIGLGLIMLGMGLGLAPRDFLRVSRQPGTATVGLISQFLVMPTLAAAIAMVLQLPTPLAVGLILVGCCPGGTASNVVTLIAKGDVALSVVMTSISTVAAVVLTPRLTDVLASQYVPVDGGLLLLRVLQVVLVPVTCGVLLKQGLPRLASRVEPAMPPIAVVAIVLIVASVVGSQRQLLLEQGALLLLACLLLHGGGFLLGFLMARMAGASSQAQRTISIEVGMQNSGLAVVLARSGGFASPLTALPGAISAVVHCLLGSALAALWRRSGREEVWSSPPP; this is translated from the coding sequence ATGTCCCTCGAGCGATTCACCACGTTGTTTCCGCTCTGGACGCTGTTGGGATCACTGCTGGCGTTGGTGCACCCCCCTCTGTTCAGCTGGTTCCGGGGACCGTTGATCACCATCGGGCTGGGTTTGATCATGCTGGGCATGGGCCTCGGCCTGGCGCCGCGCGACTTCCTGCGGGTCAGCCGACAGCCTGGAACGGCGACCGTGGGGTTGATCTCCCAGTTCCTGGTGATGCCGACCTTGGCGGCGGCCATCGCCATGGTGTTGCAGCTGCCCACACCGTTGGCTGTCGGTCTGATCTTGGTGGGCTGTTGTCCGGGGGGGACCGCCAGCAATGTGGTGACGCTGATTGCCAAGGGGGATGTGGCCTTATCGGTGGTGATGACCAGCATCAGCACCGTGGCGGCTGTGGTGCTGACGCCACGACTGACGGACGTTCTGGCCAGCCAGTACGTGCCGGTGGATGGCGGGTTGCTGCTGCTGCGGGTGCTGCAGGTGGTGCTGGTGCCTGTGACCTGTGGGGTGCTGCTGAAACAGGGATTGCCGAGGTTGGCCAGCCGTGTGGAGCCGGCCATGCCTCCAATTGCGGTGGTCGCCATCGTTCTGATCGTGGCCAGCGTGGTGGGAAGTCAGCGTCAGCTGCTGCTCGAGCAGGGGGCGCTGTTGCTGCTGGCCTGTCTACTGCTCCACGGCGGAGGGTTTCTGCTGGGTTTCCTGATGGCTCGAATGGCGGGGGCCTCCAGCCAGGCCCAGCGCACCATCAGCATTGAAGTGGGCATGCAGAATTCCGGGCTGGCGGTCGTCCTGGCCCGCAGTGGTGGTTTCGCAAGTCCTCTCACGGCGCTGCCAGGAGCAATCTCAGCGGTGGTCCACTGCCTGCTTGGCAGCGCGCTGGCTGCCCTGTGGCGTCGATCAGGCCGCGAAGAAGTCTGGAGCAGTCCACCTCCCTAG
- a CDS encoding DEAD/DEAH box helicase, translating to MAASGLDPTTIFPFPLDDFQLEAIDALNQGHSVVVSAPTGSGKTLVGEYAIHRALAHGQKVFYTTPLKALSNQKLRDFREAYGEDNVGLMTGDFSVNREASIVVMTTEIFRNMLYAEASEHDDPLADVEAVVLDECHYMNDSQRGTVWEESIIHCPPSVQLVALSATVANAVQLTDWIEKVHGPTTLVLSDHRPVPLQFSFCSAKGLHPLLNEAGTGLHPNCKVWRAPKGHKRKGRSAKPPQPEPPPISFVVAQMAERDMLPAIYFIFSRRGCDKAVRDLGIQCLVNKEEQARIRARLTAYSNDNPEAVRDGIHADALLRGIAAHHAGVLPAWKELIEELFQQGLVKVVFATETLAAGINMPARTTVIAALSKRTERGHRPLMGSEFLQMAGRAGRRGLDSKGYVVTVQSRFEGVREAGQLATSPADPLVSQFTPSYGMVLNLLQRHDLNKARELVERSFGRYLASLDLVEEEEMLSQLRLQLGQLEGVAGDIPWEDFEEYEKLRGRLREERRLLRILQQQAEETLANELTLALQFASTGTLVSLKSPQLRGKVTPAVIVDKVDGPGQFPLLLCLSDENVWLLLPCQSVVSIHAELSCLQVDGVASPDLHRAGEMRHGDQASGGLALAVAHMARRHDMTTPQYDLAGEVLTQARLVQSLEQEQEAHPAHRWGDRKQLKKHRRRMEELEQEIEERQRLLHHRSNRHWETFLALLEILQQFGCLEELMPTEIGRTVAALRGDNELWLGLALMSGHLDDLSPPDLAAVFEAISTEVNRPDLWSGFPPPPAAEEALHDLSGLRRELLRAQERLSVVVPAWWEPELMGLVEAWARGTDWSDLIANTSLDEGDVVRIMRRTVDLLAQVPYCEAISEQLRSHARQALRAINRFPVAEAEDLLKQVSEQNPATERAA from the coding sequence ATGGCTGCGTCCGGCCTCGACCCAACAACGATCTTTCCCTTCCCGCTGGACGACTTCCAGCTGGAGGCCATCGATGCGCTGAACCAGGGCCATTCGGTGGTGGTGAGTGCCCCCACGGGGTCCGGTAAGACCCTGGTGGGGGAGTACGCCATCCATCGGGCCCTCGCCCATGGACAGAAGGTGTTCTACACAACGCCACTCAAGGCGTTGTCCAACCAGAAACTGCGCGACTTCCGGGAGGCCTACGGCGAGGACAACGTCGGGTTGATGACCGGTGACTTCAGCGTCAACCGTGAGGCCTCCATCGTTGTGATGACCACGGAGATCTTCCGCAACATGCTCTATGCGGAAGCCAGTGAGCACGACGACCCGCTGGCGGACGTGGAAGCCGTGGTGCTGGACGAGTGCCACTACATGAACGACTCCCAGCGCGGCACGGTCTGGGAGGAATCCATCATTCACTGCCCACCCTCGGTGCAGCTGGTGGCTCTGTCGGCGACGGTGGCCAACGCAGTGCAGCTCACCGATTGGATCGAGAAGGTGCATGGTCCGACGACCCTGGTGCTCAGCGATCACCGGCCGGTGCCGCTGCAGTTCAGCTTCTGCAGTGCCAAGGGCTTGCATCCGCTTCTCAATGAGGCGGGAACCGGACTCCACCCCAATTGCAAGGTCTGGCGTGCGCCGAAGGGGCACAAACGCAAGGGACGTTCCGCCAAGCCTCCTCAGCCTGAGCCGCCACCGATCAGCTTCGTGGTGGCGCAGATGGCGGAACGGGACATGCTCCCCGCCATCTATTTCATTTTCAGCCGCCGTGGTTGCGACAAGGCCGTGCGTGATCTCGGCATTCAGTGTCTGGTCAACAAGGAGGAGCAGGCCCGGATCCGGGCACGATTGACGGCTTACAGCAATGACAACCCTGAGGCGGTGCGGGATGGCATCCATGCCGATGCCCTGCTGAGGGGAATCGCCGCCCACCATGCCGGCGTCCTTCCGGCCTGGAAGGAATTGATTGAAGAGCTGTTCCAGCAGGGCCTGGTCAAGGTGGTCTTCGCGACGGAAACCCTGGCTGCCGGTATCAACATGCCGGCCCGCACCACCGTGATCGCGGCTTTGTCCAAACGCACGGAACGGGGCCATCGTCCGCTGATGGGCAGTGAGTTCCTGCAGATGGCCGGTCGCGCCGGGCGTCGCGGCCTGGATTCAAAGGGCTACGTCGTCACCGTTCAGAGCCGCTTCGAAGGCGTTCGGGAAGCGGGGCAGCTGGCCACCAGCCCTGCGGATCCGCTAGTCAGTCAGTTCACCCCCAGTTACGGCATGGTGCTGAACCTGCTGCAGCGCCATGACCTCAACAAGGCACGGGAATTGGTGGAGCGCAGTTTCGGGCGCTATCTGGCCAGCCTGGATCTGGTGGAGGAAGAGGAGATGCTGTCCCAACTGAGGCTGCAGCTCGGACAGCTTGAGGGGGTGGCAGGGGACATCCCCTGGGAGGACTTCGAGGAGTACGAAAAGCTCCGAGGCCGTCTGCGGGAGGAGCGGCGACTGCTGCGGATTCTGCAGCAACAGGCTGAAGAGACCCTGGCCAACGAACTCACCCTGGCGTTGCAGTTCGCCAGCACCGGCACGCTGGTGAGCCTCAAATCACCGCAGCTGCGCGGCAAGGTGACCCCCGCCGTGATCGTCGACAAAGTGGACGGCCCCGGTCAGTTCCCGCTGCTGCTCTGCCTCAGCGATGAGAACGTCTGGCTGCTGTTGCCGTGTCAGTCCGTCGTCAGCATTCATGCCGAACTGAGCTGTCTGCAGGTGGATGGGGTTGCCTCCCCTGACCTGCACAGGGCTGGTGAAATGCGCCATGGCGATCAGGCCAGTGGTGGATTGGCCCTGGCGGTGGCCCACATGGCCCGTCGTCATGACATGACCACGCCTCAGTACGACCTGGCCGGCGAAGTGCTGACCCAGGCCCGACTGGTGCAGTCCCTGGAACAGGAGCAGGAAGCCCATCCCGCCCATCGCTGGGGTGATCGCAAGCAGTTGAAGAAACATCGGCGCCGGATGGAGGAGCTGGAACAGGAGATCGAGGAGCGTCAGCGGCTGCTGCACCATCGCTCCAACCGCCACTGGGAAACCTTCCTGGCGTTGCTCGAGATTCTTCAGCAGTTCGGCTGCCTTGAGGAGCTGATGCCCACGGAGATTGGCCGGACCGTGGCCGCCCTGCGCGGTGACAACGAGCTTTGGCTGGGCCTGGCTTTGATGAGCGGCCATCTCGACGACCTCTCACCGCCGGATCTGGCAGCGGTGTTCGAAGCGATCAGCACGGAAGTGAACCGGCCTGATCTCTGGAGTGGTTTTCCTCCCCCTCCAGCTGCGGAAGAGGCGCTGCACGATCTCTCGGGATTGCGGCGGGAGTTGTTGCGGGCTCAGGAGCGTCTGAGTGTGGTGGTGCCGGCCTGGTGGGAGCCGGAGTTGATGGGGCTGGTGGAGGCCTGGGCTAGGGGAACGGACTGGTCCGACCTGATCGCCAACACCTCGCTGGATGAAGGGGATGTGGTGCGGATCATGCGCCGCACCGTGGACCTTCTGGCTCAGGTTCCCTACTGCGAAGCGATCAGTGAGCAGCTGCGCAGCCATGCCCGTCAGGCCCTGCGTGCGATCAACCGGTTCCCGGTGGCGGAGGCCGAGGACCTGCTCAAACAGGTCAGCGAGCAGAACCCCGCCACCGAACGGGCGGCCTGA
- a CDS encoding class II fumarate hydratase has translation MGQPIRHEHDSIGTVDVPAAALWGAQTQRSINNFAIGHQKIPAELIHALAQIKQCCAAVNGRHGLLNDQQVALIERAGEAIQTGQHDDQFPLSVWQTGSGTQTNMNVNEVISNLAAQQSGESLGSHRPLHPNDHINRSQSTNDVFPAAIHVAAALQLKQTLLPELNQLIASLDAKADAWRDIIKIGRTHLQDAVPLRLGDEVSAWRDRVRDGAQWLSAAQDKLLALPLGGTAVGSGLNTPERFAHEVCAELANRTGSEFQPAENLFAVMAGHDALVQAMAQLRRLAVTLLTIANDIRLLACGPRAGLGELLLPANEPGSSIMPGKVNPTQCEAMAMVCTQVIGMDAAVAAAGAGGHLQMNVYKPLIGFNLIEGIRLLQDACRCFRLNLVSGMEPDRERIAFYLERSLMLVTALTPEIGYEKACAIAQHAHREGLTLREAALQSGAITAERFDQLIDPAAMASPHR, from the coding sequence ATGGGCCAACCGATCAGGCATGAACACGACAGCATCGGCACTGTCGACGTCCCCGCTGCGGCGCTCTGGGGAGCCCAGACCCAGCGCTCTATTAACAACTTCGCCATCGGTCATCAGAAAATTCCAGCGGAGCTGATTCATGCTCTGGCTCAAATCAAACAGTGCTGCGCAGCCGTGAACGGTCGCCATGGTCTGTTGAACGACCAGCAGGTTGCCTTGATCGAACGGGCTGGTGAGGCGATCCAAACAGGACAGCATGACGATCAATTCCCCTTAAGTGTCTGGCAGACCGGCAGCGGCACCCAGACGAACATGAACGTGAATGAGGTGATTAGCAACCTCGCCGCCCAGCAATCCGGGGAGAGCCTCGGCTCGCACCGTCCCCTCCATCCCAACGACCACATCAACAGATCCCAGTCGACGAACGACGTCTTCCCTGCTGCAATCCATGTGGCAGCTGCTCTGCAGCTGAAGCAGACGCTGCTGCCGGAGCTGAATCAGCTGATCGCCAGTCTCGATGCCAAGGCCGATGCCTGGCGGGACATCATCAAGATCGGACGAACCCATCTGCAGGACGCAGTGCCGCTGCGCCTCGGCGATGAAGTCAGCGCCTGGCGCGACAGGGTCCGGGACGGCGCCCAATGGCTGAGCGCAGCCCAGGACAAGCTTCTAGCTCTACCGCTAGGGGGAACAGCCGTCGGCAGTGGTTTAAACACGCCGGAACGATTTGCGCACGAGGTTTGTGCTGAACTCGCCAACCGCACCGGATCCGAATTTCAACCGGCCGAGAATCTCTTTGCCGTGATGGCGGGCCATGACGCTCTGGTGCAGGCCATGGCACAACTGCGGCGTCTGGCCGTGACGCTGCTCACGATCGCCAATGACATCCGCCTGCTGGCCTGCGGCCCCAGAGCTGGGCTGGGGGAACTGCTGCTGCCGGCCAATGAACCGGGCAGCTCGATCATGCCCGGCAAGGTGAATCCCACCCAGTGCGAGGCCATGGCCATGGTCTGCACCCAGGTGATCGGCATGGATGCCGCCGTGGCAGCGGCCGGGGCCGGCGGGCATCTGCAGATGAACGTCTACAAACCCCTGATCGGCTTCAATCTGATCGAGGGGATCCGTCTGCTGCAGGACGCCTGCCGGTGTTTCCGGCTGAATCTGGTCAGTGGGATGGAACCAGACCGTGAGCGGATCGCGTTCTACCTGGAGCGATCCCTGATGTTGGTGACGGCTCTGACGCCGGAGATCGGCTACGAAAAGGCCTGCGCCATCGCCCAGCATGCCCACCGTGAGGGGCTAACGCTGCGGGAGGCCGCCCTTCAATCCGGTGCCATCACCGCCGAACGCTTTGACCAGTTGATCGATCCAGCCGCCATGGCCTCCCCCCACCGCTGA